In one window of Marinifilum sp. JC120 DNA:
- a CDS encoding Fe-S-containing hydro-lyase → MAEYKLTTPLTDEDMVQLKAGDVVKLTGTIYTARDAAHKRLCDLLDAGKDLPFELKGSVVYYVGPSPAPPGRPIGSAGPTTSYRMDTYAPRLHSLGQKASIGKGKRNDEVKQALKDNKAVYFGATGGAGALLSMCIKDAKVIAFDELGPEAIRELTVEEFPLLVINDSHGGELYAVPDRKAAGVE, encoded by the coding sequence ATGGCTGAATACAAACTTACCACCCCGCTTACTGATGAAGATATGGTCCAGCTCAAGGCCGGTGATGTGGTCAAATTGACCGGAACCATCTACACCGCCCGCGATGCTGCCCATAAAAGACTTTGTGACCTGCTTGATGCCGGTAAAGATCTTCCTTTCGAATTGAAAGGTTCGGTGGTCTACTACGTCGGTCCCAGTCCTGCGCCTCCGGGCAGGCCCATCGGTTCCGCAGGGCCGACCACCAGTTACCGCATGGATACTTACGCCCCCCGGCTGCACAGCCTCGGCCAGAAGGCCAGCATCGGTAAGGGTAAGCGTAATGATGAGGTCAAGCAGGCTTTGAAGGATAATAAAGCTGTTTATTTTGGAGCGACCGGAGGTGCCGGTGCTCTGCTTTCCATGTGTATCAAGGATGCGAAAGTTATCGCTTTTGATGAACTTGGTCCTGAAGCTATCCGTGAATTGACCGTTGAGGAATTTCCCCTGCTGGTCATCAATGATTCCCACGGTGGCGAATTGTACGCCGTCCCTGACCGTAAGGCGGCGGGTGTTGAGTAA
- a CDS encoding fumarate hydratase produces MRTIKAEQIIDAVAKMCVSANRYLPADVRKRFEECAAAEDSPAAKEVFRQIKENWELAEDSGLPLCQDTGLAVYIVEMGEDVRVEGMNIREAINEGTRKGYEEGFLRKSACDPLTRANTKDNTPAIIHFDIVPGDKIKITFMAKGGGSENMSRVTMLAPAQGWEGIKKFVIERVAEAGPNPCPPTMVGIGVGGTFEYSALLAKKSLMRKVGEPHPDPEMAKLEAELMEEINKLGIGPMGLGGKTTVFDVKIEMRPCHIASLPLAVNIQCHSSRHEEVEL; encoded by the coding sequence ATGCGTACCATTAAAGCTGAACAGATTATCGATGCAGTGGCGAAAATGTGCGTAAGCGCAAACCGCTACCTGCCTGCCGATGTCCGCAAGCGTTTTGAAGAATGCGCTGCTGCCGAGGATTCCCCGGCAGCAAAGGAAGTCTTCAGGCAGATCAAGGAAAACTGGGAACTGGCTGAAGATTCCGGCCTGCCGCTCTGTCAGGATACCGGATTGGCCGTATACATCGTTGAAATGGGCGAAGATGTGCGTGTCGAAGGCATGAACATCCGCGAAGCCATCAACGAGGGAACCCGCAAGGGTTACGAAGAAGGATTCCTGCGCAAGTCCGCCTGTGATCCTTTGACCCGTGCCAATACTAAAGATAACACCCCGGCCATCATCCATTTTGATATCGTCCCTGGTGACAAGATCAAAATCACTTTCATGGCCAAGGGCGGCGGTTCCGAGAACATGAGCCGGGTGACCATGCTTGCTCCGGCTCAGGGCTGGGAAGGCATCAAGAAATTCGTCATTGAGCGGGTTGCTGAAGCCGGACCTAACCCCTGCCCCCCGACTATGGTCGGTATCGGCGTGGGCGGAACCTTCGAATATTCTGCATTGCTGGCTAAAAAGTCATTGATGCGCAAAGTGGGCGAACCTCATCCTGACCCGGAAATGGCTAAGCTTGAAGCTGAACTCATGGAAGAGATCAATAAGCTCGGCATCGGGCCCATGGGACTGGGCGGTAAGACTACCGTCTTTGACGTGAAGATCGAAATGCGCCCCTGCCACATTGCGTCCCTGCCGCTGGCAGTGAACATCCAGTGTCATTCTTCCAGACACGAGGAGGTGGAACTCTAA
- a CDS encoding fumarate reductase iron-sulfur subunit codes for MSRQLEFDIFRYNPQDKGSVPHMQTFVLDETENMTLFIALNRLREEQDPGLIFDFCCRAGICGACAMVVNGKPRLACQTKTVDLPEQITLLPLPVYQLIGDLSVDTGSWFREMYQTTESWVHTNKTFDPGAIEERMENEVAEQIYELERCIECGCCVAACGTARLRDDFLGAASLNRVARFVVDPRDQRTDRDYFEIIGNDEGIFGCMGLLGCEDVCPKSLPLQNQLGFLRRKMGITAIKEIFRK; via the coding sequence ATGAGCAGACAACTCGAATTTGATATATTCCGTTACAATCCACAGGATAAGGGGTCGGTTCCGCACATGCAGACTTTTGTGCTGGATGAAACCGAGAACATGACCCTCTTCATCGCGCTTAACCGTTTGCGCGAGGAGCAGGACCCCGGCCTGATTTTTGACTTCTGTTGCCGCGCCGGTATCTGCGGTGCGTGCGCCATGGTCGTTAACGGCAAGCCACGTCTGGCCTGTCAAACCAAGACCGTGGACCTGCCTGAGCAGATTACCCTGCTGCCCCTGCCCGTATACCAGCTGATCGGTGACCTTTCAGTTGATACCGGTTCATGGTTCAGGGAAATGTACCAGACCACTGAATCATGGGTTCATACCAATAAAACCTTTGATCCGGGTGCTATTGAAGAGCGCATGGAAAACGAGGTTGCCGAACAGATCTACGAACTGGAACGTTGCATCGAATGCGGTTGCTGTGTCGCAGCCTGCGGTACCGCCCGCCTTCGTGATGACTTCCTTGGTGCTGCATCTTTGAACCGTGTGGCCCGTTTTGTAGTAGATCCTCGCGACCAGCGTACTGACCGCGATTACTTTGAAATTATCGGTAATGATGAAGGTATCTTCGGTTGTATGGGCCTCCTTGGCTGCGAAGATGTCTGCCCCAAGAGCTTGCCGTTGCAGAACCAGCTCGGTTTCCTGCGCCGCAAGATGGGTATCACCGCAATCAAAGAAATATTCAGGAAGTAA